TAAATTAATTCGCTCACTGAATGACGCACTTGGCTTAAGTTCTATCATTGTTTCGCACGACGTTACTGAAGTGATGAGCATTGCTGACTATGTGTACATAGTTGCAGAGCAACAAGTGATTGGCCACGGCTCTCCTGATCAAATAAGACAATCAGACTCTCCGCTCGTGCAGCAATTCCTTAATGGGCACTCGGATGGTCCTGTACCATTCCACTTTAAAGCGAAACCATACTCTGAAGACTTGTTAAAGGTAACTCATTAAGATGATGTCGTTCTTTCAAATAGTGGGCGCAACCACATTATCGTATTTAGCCGGGCTCGGGCGCGCTGCATTTATGTTATTAAGTGCCATTTTTACTGTGCCAAAACCAGGTAAAGCTCTGCCACTACTCATTAAACAAATTCATGTAGTGGGTGTACGCTCTTTAATGATTATTATTGTCGCTGGCTTGTTTATCGGCATGGTATTGTCATTACAAGGCTATACTGTTTTAGTTGATTATGGCGCTGAGGATAGCCTTGGCCCTATGGTATCGTTGTCACTATTACGTGAGCTTGGCCCAGTTGTTACTGCCTTACTATTTGCCGGGCGTGCAGGCTCTGCACTAACCGCTGAAATTGGCCTGATGAAAGCAACCGAACAGCTAACCAGCATGGAAATGATGGCAGTTGATCCATTAAAACGCATTATTGCTCCTCGTTTTTGGGCTGGCGTTATAAGCATGCCATTGTTAGCACTTATATTTTCTGCCGTAGGTATATTAGGCGGTCATATTGTTGGCGTAGAATGGCTAGGTGTTGACAACGGCAGCTTCTGGTCAATCATGCAAGCTAATGTAGATTTAGTGGATGACGTATTTAACGGTATCATCAAAAGCATTGTGTTTGCCTTTATTGTAACTTGGGTAGCGCTATTTAAAGGTTATGATGCCATGCCTACGTCAGAAGGGATCAGTAAAGCAACCACAGAAACAGTAGTACATGCATCACTTGCCGTACTGGGTTTCGACTTTGTATTAACCGCGTTAATGTTTGGATAATTTAGGATAAACGAGAGAAAACTATGATAAGCCGCAAAATTGAAATTATGGTAGGCATTTTTATCACATTAGGTGTGATGGCATTTGTTATGCTGGCGTTAAGCGTTGCCAATGCAGGAGCGGTAGGAACAGGCGAAACATATAATTTATACGCTAAATTTGACAATATTGGTGGATTAAAAACTCGCTCGCCAATAAAAGTAGGCGGTGTAGTGGTAGGCCGTGTAACCGCTATTAAGTTAGATCCTGAAGATTATTCTCCGGTTGTGACCATGTCTATTGCTCAATCTTATAATAATTTTTCTGAAACCAGTTCTATCTCTATACTTACATCAGGCCTACTTGGCGAACAATATTTAGGATTAGAACCTGGATTTATAGACGAAAGTGTTGAAATACTTAAAGGCGGTGACTATATCGAAGATACTAAATCAGCGCTTGTGCTTGAAGAGCTCATTGGACAGTTTTTATTTAATCAAGGAACAGATGACTAATAAGGAACCACTATGTTGAAATACCTACACACTTTTATTATTGCAGTTATTTTATCGCTATCTTTTCAAGCGAGCGCAAACAACGAAGAAAATCCGTATAAGCTGATTGAACGCGTCGCAGATAAAACGTTTAAGCGTATCGCTAACGAACAGCAAGTAATCAAAAATCAACCAGAACACCTGAAAAAAGTCGTTACGGAAGAATTGTTGCCGTATGTCGATTACCGCTACGCGGCTTATAAAGTGTTGGGTAAAAATTTCCGAAAATTCACAGCCGAACAGCGCGAAGACTTCGTGCACGCATTTCGCGATTATTTAGTTTCTACTTATGCAGGTGTGCTTACACTTTACAAAAATCAAGCGGTGATTTTTGAGCCTGAACAATCTGTAGACGGTAAAAAAATCGTTATGATCACCACTAAAGTGATTGATGAAGGCAAGCCTGATATCAAAATTAATTTCAAAGTGCGTAGAACTAAAACCCAAGGCTGGTTAGCTTATGACATGGTAGCAGAAGGTATTTCACTGCTAGACAGTAAACGCGCTGAATTAGGTGGTCTGATTATGCAACAAGGGTTAGACAGTGTAACAAGTTTACTGAAAGAAAAAGCAAAGCGCCCGATTGAAATAAAAGAAAAAGACGCCAAATAAATGAGCATGAATTTACGTTGGGAGCCTGCTTCTAATCTTCTGAATATATCGGGTGAGCTAAATCGCACTAGTATTTTAGCTCATTACCCGATAAAAAAGTCTAACTTTAGTGGCCAGTCTCTTACTGTTAATATGAACGACACCGTGAGTGTTGATACTGCTGGCGTAGCTTGGTTATTGCATTTAATTGAAACTGCAAATGCTGCCAACTGCAACATATCATTTCAGCACCTGCCACAACAGCTAGTTGATATTGCTACTGTAACAGATGTATTACCTTTATTAGACAATACTGCTGTTTAAAACTTAACACAGAACGCCTAGCACATTGTAGCGCTAGGCTGTATAGTTCCACCCTTTCCTATTAAGTTTTGTAATGCCATATCATGGTGACAAACCAAATTTATTATGAGTACTTCCATGGAACCAGAACAAATAAAAACATTGCTTACTACTGAACTGTCTCTTGACGAAGTATATGTAAAAGTAGAAGGCAGCCACTACGAAGTGATCGCTGTTGGTCACTGCTTTGACGGTGTAAGCCGCGTAAAAAAACAGCAGCTAATCTATGCACCATTGATGGCGCATATTAAAGATGGAACAATTCATGCCGTATCCATCAAAGCCTACACTCCGGATGAATGGGCAAGAGATAAAAAACTAGTTATGCCTTCTTAAGGAATCCCTTCATTCATGAATCAATTTCAAATTTTAGGTGGTAATTCATTAAATGGTGAAGTCACCATTTCCGGCGCTAAAAATGCGGCATTACCCATTGTTATCGCCACACTATTAACACCTGACACTGTTTCATTGAGCAATGTGCCAGAACTACGTGACATTGACACTTCTGTTGAGTTACTCGACCACCTAGGTGTAAAAGTAAACCGAAACGCGGGTAATATGGAAATCAGTGCTGCAAACATTACCAGTTTAGAAGCCCCCTACGAAGTAGTTAAAAAAATGCGTGCTTCTATTCTCGTATTAGGCCCTATGTTAGCTCGTTTTGGTAAAGCGCATGTCTCGTTACCGGGCGGCTGCGCTATCGGGGCACGCCCTGTAAATTTGCACATTGATGGCCTGCGAAAAATGGGGGCACAAATAGAGCTGGAAGGTGGTTACATTAATGCGTCTGTTGCAGGACGATTAAAAGGCGCTCGCATTGTAATGGACATGGTGAGCGTTGGTGCTACAGAAAACTTATTAAGTGCTGCAGTTTTAGCTGATGGCGAAACAATCATTGAAAATGCCGCCCGTGAACCAGAGATTATCGATCTGGCTAACTTCCTAATCAAAATGGGCGCCAAAATTAAAGGTGCGGGTAGCGACACTATTGTGGTTGAAGGTGTTGCCGAATTGCACGGGTGTGAGCACAGCATTTTACCAGACCGTATTGAAACCGGCACATTTCTAGTAGCCGCTGCAATGACAGGGGGCGACGTTGTTTGCAACCATACGGCACCTTATCTACTCGATGCCGTGATCGAAAAGCTTCAGCAAGCTAATGCAGTGATCACAACGGGTAACGACTTTATACGCATTTCAATGCAGAGCAATCGCTTAACCGCTGTGAATATTAAAACTTCACCGCACCCAGGCTTTGCCACTGATATGCAAGCTCAGTTCACCGCACTCAATGCTGTTGCCGCAGGCACAGGCACCATTACTGAAACCATATTTGAAAACCGATTTATGCATGTCCCTGAGCTGCAACGTATGGGTGCCAATATTCGCCTAGAAGGTAATACCGCTATATGTGGTGATACTGAGCGCTTAACTGGTGCTCAAGTGATGGCAACCGATTTGCGCGCATCAGCGAGTTTAGTGTTGGCAGGTTTAGTTGCTGAAGGCACCACGATCGTTGACCGTATTTATCATATCGACCGTGGTTATGAAAAAATAGAAAACAAACTACAGCCTCTTGGTGCAAATATTATACGGGTCAATAAATAAGCGTTCATTCTCACTTTTTGGCGTATAAGTTTAATGTTATGCGCCAACTTCCACTATTTAAATCAAGTTTTCAATTAATTTAATCCGCCATTCTTATTAACACTTTCCGTTACATAAACCGACTTTATTTCACTTCACTCATCCTTTATGCTTATTTATATGTTTAAAAATTCATCAAAGGCGTAGACATATACCCTACATTTTTTTAGTATGTGAAACGTAAGTTAAAAATAATAATAAAAATAGCGACGATGACTTCTATCACATTGAGTGATATATGCACGATCGCGCAACAAACTTAAAGGTTGGTGAAGTTATGAGTTTAACGGATATAAACACCACTAATGGGTTCTTGGTTACTACTAGAGAACTTAATCTACAGGCTAATGAGCGACTAAGTTTTTTTCTAAAACTACTACAAACGTCGAATATTAATCTTAAACAACAAGAAACATTTCCAAATTCGTCTGAGGCTGAGTCATCACATTGGTACTTTATTGATGTGGCTGATTATGACTTATCACGTCGGCTAATTACAGAAATCAAAGAGCTAGCAGCTGCGGCTAATGTAGTGTTAGTGAATGCTAAAGAAAAAGATATTGATGAATGCATGTGCGTTGTCCATGGTATTCGTGGCGTATTTTATCAAAAAGATAAGCCAGATATGCTAATGAGAGGCATTGAGTGCCTGAAGCGACATGACCGATGGTACAAGCGCGAAACCATGAATTCAGTGATTAATAAGTTACTAACTGTGCCACGTACCTCGCCTGAACAACCGCCAGGGCGCTCCATTGTTGAGTCTAACTTAACGAAGCGAGAGTCTATGATCATTAAACTGATCTCTAGTGGCGCTAAAAATAAAGAAATAGCCGATCAATTAAATATTAGTGCCAATACGGTTAAAACCCATATCTATAGTATTTTTAGAAAAACTCAATCTAGAAATCGTGTAGAACTATTAACGTGGAGCCAACGGTTCCAACCTTCTGTGTATAACTAAAATACGCAAAATCCTCGACAAGGTTATTATCACTTGCTCTCGTGTTTGCTTACTCTAGGATTGCTATTAGAGTGGCAAACCGCTGAGCTGTCATCAATACACTCACCATAAAATTTCCATATTAATCAAGTTACTTTCCATATATCCTTAAACCAGCTGCTTTGCCAATGCTTGAATTAAAGCAAGGCTTTATGCAACGCACCTAACATACAACGGGTATATGAACTGAACTGGAATGTTACCTCAATGAAAAATCACATCATCAACACATTTTTAGCTGCATCATTCTGTCTTAATTTCCTTGTTGTGCCGCACACACAAGCCGACGAAACGCTGTTGCCTCCCATTGAAAAATGGTCTGGTAAAAGCCTAGCGCTCATCGAAAAACGAGATAGTAAATGGCAAACCCCTTTTGAAAAAGCTAACTTAACGCACACGCCTAATTATGACGAATCAATTAATTTTCTCACCAAACTCGCCAGCTCAGAGCCGCGCTATCACATAACGTCAATTGGTAAAAGTGCACAAGGCAGAGATATATGGATGCTGATCGCCTCACAAGAAGGTGTAAAAACACCCAACGCACTTAAAGCCAATAAAAAACCAACGGTACTCATTCAAGCAGGCATACACGCAGGAGAGATAGATGGCAAAGATGCAGGTTTAATGTTGCTACGTGATATTAGTAAAAACAACAAAGCGCATTTATTGAACCAAGTAAACCTGTTATTTATTCCTATTTTAAATACCGACGGTCATGAACGTTCTAGCCCATATAACCGTGTTAACCAACGTGGCCCTAGCAATATGGGTTGGCGCACCACTGCGCAAAACTTAAATTTAAACAGAGATTATGCCAAAGCCGACGCACCTGAAATGCAGGCTTTATTTAAAGCCATCAACCAATGGCAGCCAACGTTATATTTAGATATTCATGTAACAGATGGCGAAGATTACCAATACGATATTACTTATGGCTTTAACGGAGAACATGGTTACTCACCAAATATTAGTCGTTGGCTTTCAACAGCATTGTCACCTGCTATTAATCAGCGCTTAAAAGAGCATGGCCACCTTGGTGGACCACTGGTATTCGGGATGGATAAATATAATTTTACCAAAGGATTATTCGGCTGGACTGCTACGCCACGTTATAGCAATGGCTGGGGTGATATTAGGCATCTACCAACGATACTCGTTGAAAATCACTCATTAAAACCTTATCACCAACGTGTATTAGGTACATACGTATTTCTCGAAGCCACAATTAATAAGCTTGCAAGCGACGCTAATACATTGAAAGCAGCAATTAGCCAAGACATTAAACAAAAGCATAAAACGCTAACTCTTGCTTGGTCTTCCGATACGCAAAACCCCGAATATATTGACTTTCAAGGCATTGAATATCGTAATGCTGTTGACCCGCTGACGGGGATTAAATATGTCGAGTGGACCGGAAAAGCGCAACGTTATGAAAAGTTACCCGTCTACTGGTCACGTATTCCAAAAACAACTGTGTCGATACCAAGCGCTTATTATATTCCGCCTCAATATCAGGATGTAATACACCGTTTGACAGTACAGGGCATAAAATTCGATCGATTATTAGAAGCGAAAAACCTAGCAGTTACCCAATTAACGGCTAGCAATTACTCCTTTGGCAAAGTACCTTTTGAAGGGCGTTTAACGGTGAATGCTGAATTCAACGCAAATCAATTAACTACCCTGCTACCCGCTGGCACGGTAAGAGTCCCAACATCACAAAAACTAGGACTATTAGCCGTTGCGTTGCTCGACCCAAGAGGTCCAGATTCTCTTTTTAGCTGGGGCTTTTTCAATCAAATTTTTCAGCAAACAGAATATATTGAAAGTTATGCAATGGTGCCGCTAGCACACAAGTTATTGCAGCAAGATGCAACATTAAAAGCCGCTTTTTACGAAAAGTTCGGCAAACAAACACAACCAGAAACAACCGTAGAAAATAACAAAAATGCTGGCTCCCTTTCAGAGTTATTTTCGGGAGAGTCAGACGAAAAGATGAAGTGGCTATATAAGCACTCAAAGTATTACGATAATCAGCACTTAAAATACCCAATACTGATGGCGTATTAAGGACTTAAAGCAAACAGCAATAGAAGAGTTGTTTTAAAACACTCTTCTACATTTTTATGGTTGATATGCTTGAACTATGTTTACTATTCGGGAGATAAAGCAACTACCCTAGCATGCCGCCACAGCCAGATAATAATTGCTGTGACTACGAGCAGCGGAATACAAATCATCAATAACCCATTCCACCCTAACCCTGCAACTACCCAGCCAGCTAATAGTGATGCTGTCGCTTGCGAAGAGAAAATCACCAAATCGTTAAACCCTTGCACTTTAAATTTTTCAGCATGATTGTAGCTTAACGGTAATAGCGTCGTAGCTGTAACAAACATAAAATTCCAGCCAATACCTAATAAAATTAACGCCCACCAATAATGCATATAGTGCTGACCAAACAAGCCAATAACGATGCACGCTAATAAAGTGGCAATGCCAATATAAAGAACAGCAGAATGACCTAATCGTTGTATTAATTTACCCGTAAAAAAGGACGGTAAGTACATCGCTATAATATGACTCTGGATCACCCATTTAGTATCAGCGATATCAAAACCACTATGAATATGCATACTAATCGGCGTTGCCGTCATAATAAAACTCATCACACTAAATGCGACAGCAGCCGATAATAAAGAAGAGATAAATAGTGGGTGCACTATAATTGCTTTTAGTGGTCTAGCTACCTCATTAATTGTTTGCTCATCAACCTCGACTGGGTTAAAGAAATAAATCACGGTCAACGCTGCGCCTAGCAATACTGTTAATAATAAAAAAGAACCCGCAAATTCAACATCCAATAAGTCTTTACCTAGCAACGCAGTCTCTGGCCCCAAAAATGCGGCAAGCAACCCCGCAAGTAATAAAACTGAAACAGCCTGACTTGCTTGCTTGGTGTCAACCGATTCGATTGCGGCAAACCTGAATTGCTGTGACGCGGCCATGGTGATGCCAAATAACGTAATACTGATACAAAATAACGTAAAGCTGTTCAACATAATGCTCATGCATGCAAACAGGGTATTTAGTAAACCTATTAACATCGCTAACTGAAATCCACGCTTGCGGCCAACTTTCGCGATCACTCTGACGACAGGTAACATAAATACCGCAATCCCCACTACCATAAGCGCAACAGGTAATGTGGCAAGCGATTGATTTGGCGCAAGTTGAATACCTACAAAGCCACCAACAAACACAACTAATGGACCAATAGATCCCATCAGCGCTTGAGCCAACATCAAAATATATACATTAGGATGCAGTTTATTTGAAAACAAAGAAAGCATGACGTGTTACTACTATCTAGAAGGTAAGAATACGATGTTTAACAATACTCGCCGATAAAAATTATACAAGTAACAATGAGAAAATATTAATAATTTTAGGGGCTAACTGAAAAGCAAAGCCCAACCATCAGAAAGTGCTGCCATCGTATGAATGCAGCACATGACCAGTTAAAGGCTAAAGATAAAAGCAAAAATAAATTATAGGAATAGCTCGTGAATATTACTTAATTCAGTTTTACCTGATGTAATTTCATCCGGGGTTAACCCAGACAACTCATGCGGGAAAACCAACCACTCTTCACTTTGCTGAACATAATAATCAGGTTCAATATCTACCTTATTATTCTTCGGTTTATACCACGGACACGCAATGCGAATATCACTTGGCGTATTTAAACGAGAAAGTTTATTAATTTGCTTGAGCAATGCATCAATACTTCGACCTGAATCAAATACATCGTCAACAATTAATAAAGAATCACTGGCATTCGCATTTTCAATTAAATAATGCAACCCATGCACTTTAATTTCGCGCGATTGTTGATTAATTCCGTAATAAGAAGAAGTACGAACAGCAATATGGTCCGTTTTAATATTTTTAAAATCAAAAAACTCTTGTACTGCGATGCCTATTGGCGCACCACCGCGCCAAATACCAATAATGAAATCAGGCTTGAAACCTGATTGGTATACTTGATGTGCTAAGCGAAAAGAATCTTCTAGTAGTTCTTGCGAAGTGATAAAGCGTTTGCTGGTCATGGTAGTTCCAAGTCGACAATTACAGTATCTAAACAATTATAATTAACTTCACTATAACGTCACGATAATTCTTGGATAAAACTCAATTAAATACTTATAAATACAGTAAATTTAAACCGTCATACGATAAAGTAATAAAAAAAGCGCAAGCAGAACTAAATTAAGTTGGTTGTTTGTGTATAAAAATGATAAAATCCCGCGGCTTTTTTAACCAATTCAATAGATTTAAATAGAGTAAGACGATGGCAGATTTGTCCAAATACAGAAATATAGGCATATTCGCACACGTTGACGCGGGTAAAACCACAACGACTGAGCGTATTTTGAAACTTACTGGTAAGATCCATAAAACTGGTGAAGTACATGACGGTGCAGCAACAACTGACTTCATGGAACAAGAAGCTGAGCGTGGTATTACAATCCAGTCAGCTGCAACAACTTGTTTCTGGAAAGACCATCGCATGAACATCATCGATACTCCAGGACACGTTGACTTCACTGTTGAAGTATACCGTTCATTAAAAGTACTTGACGGTGGTGTAGGTGTATTCTGTGGTTCAGGTGGTGTTGAACCTCAATCAGAAACTAACTGGCGTTACGCTAACGAATCTGAAGTTGCACGTTTAATTTTCGTAAACAAATTAGACCGTTTAGGTGCAGACTTCTACCGCGTTGTAGACCAAGTAGAAAACGTACTTGGTGCTAACCCACTAGTAATGACGTTACCAATTGGTACTGAAGATGACTTCGTTGGTGTTGTAGACGTACTTTCTCAAAAAGCGTACGTTTGGGACGACACAGGTCTTCCTGAAAACTACGAAGTTGTAGACATTCCAGCTGACATGGTAGACGATGCGCAAGCATACCGTGAACAGCTTATCGAAACAGCTGTAGAGCAAGACGACGAGCTAATGATGGCTTACATGGAAGGTGAAGAACCTTCTTTAGAAGACATTAAGCGTTGTATCCGTAAAGGTACTCGCGAGCTAGCGTTCTTCCCAACTTACTGTGGTTCAGCGTTCAAAAACAAAGGTGTTCAGTTAGTACTAGACGCTGTTGTTGATTACCTACCTTCTCCTACAGAAGTTGACGCTCAGCCTCTTACAGACAAAGACACTGGTGAAGCAACTGGCGAAGTAGCAACTGTAGCCGTTGAAGAACCATTCCGCGCGTTAGCGTTCAAAATTATGGATGACCGTTTCGGTGCACTTACTTTCGTACGTATCTACTCAGGTACTGTGAAGAAAGGTGACACAATCCTTAACTCATTCACAGGTAAAACTGAACGTGTTGGTCGCATGGTAGAAATGCACGCAGACGACCGTACTGAACTAGATTCAGCACAAGCGGGCGACATTATTGCTATCGTTGGTATGAAGAACGTTCAAACTGGTCACACTCTTTGTGATCCTAAGCATGAATGTACCCTTGAACCAATGATCTTCCCAGAGCCTGTAATCTCTATCTCTGTAGCACCTAAAGATAAAGGTTCAACTGAGAAAATGGGTATCGCAATTGGTAAAATGGTTGCTGAAGATCCATCTTTCGTTGTTGAAACTGACGAAGACTCAGGTGAAACCATCCTTAAAGGTATGGGTGAACTTCACTTAGATATCAAAGTTGATATCCTTAAGCGTACTTACGGTGTTGACCTTGAAGTGGGTCAGCCTCAGGTTGCTTACCGTGAAACTATCACGCGTGAAGTTGAAGATAGCTACACTCATAAGAAACAGTCTGGTGGTTCTGGTCAATTTGGTAAAATCGATTACCGTATCAAGCCAGGTGAACCAGGTTCAGGTTTCGTGTTCAAATCAACTGTTGTTGGTGGTAACGTACCTAAAGAGTTCTTCCCTGCTATCGAAAAAGGTTTTGCTAGCATGATGGAAAACGGTGTTCTAGCTGGCTTCCCAGTACTAGACGTTGATATCGAGCTATACGACGGTGGCTTCCACGCAGTTGACTCATCAGCAATCGCGTTCGAAATCGCAGCAAAAGGCGCATTCCGTCAATCAATTCCAAAAGCAGGTGCACAACTTCTTGAACCTATCATGAAAGTTGACGTATTCACGCCAGATGATCACGTTGGTGACGTAATCGGTGACCTTAACCGTCGTCGTGGTATGATCAAAGACCAAGAAGCGGGTACAACTGGTGTTCGCATCAAAGGTGACGTACCTCTTTCAGAAATGTTCGGTTACATCGGAAGTCTACGTACAATGACTTCTGGTCGTGGTCAATTCTCAATGGAATTCTCACACTACATGCCTTGTCCGCAAAACGTTGCTGACGAAGTAATTGCAGCTGAGAAAGAGAAAAAAGCAGCTAAGTAATTAACGCTTAATTACTTATTTGCAAAAAGCCCTGATAGTCTGACTATCAGGGCTTTTTTAATGCTCAATTAAAGGGTACTTAATCGCTGCTAATTAAAATGTATAAGTAAAAGACAGTGCCGCATTTCTAGGTTCAACTGCTGGTGTACCGGGGTCTTCATTGAGCTTTCCTCTTGCCCTTATCGGATACAACCCTCGCTCATCCCAAACATTATGTACGACTAAACGTAGGCTCATTGCACGATTAATATCCCAAGCTATACTCACATTCCCCCAATTAATACCCGTCTCTTTCGAATTAGTCCATGGCGCCCACCAATCTGCCAAACTAATGTGCTGATAGGCAAGTGTCCAGCCTTTATAAAATTTCCACTGTGAACTATATCGCCAAATCGATTCTGGCATGCCATTCGCGTTAATATCATCGGATGTTCCTGCAACTGGTGACTTCATGCCTAGGGCAAAGCCGTCGGCACTGATTACATCATGAGTGCTGTAGGAGATTTGATGCTTCCAGCGAGCTGATTGCCAAATACTGGAGAGTTCTACGCCACGCAATTTAATTTTACCGGGCTGATTAGCATAATAAAAAACGCCTCCCCAACTCCCAATGGTATCGGTTCCTATTGCAGCTTCAGGTGTACCGTTGCGGGTTGATAACGTTAAGATAAAATCTTCAATTTCATTATAAAAAAACACTGCATCAAATTGCCAAAAATCGGATAACTTGCCTTTAATCGCAAACTCATAGTTTTTGAGTGTTTCTGTTTTAGGCGATGGGGCGTTCATTGCAGGGCTGCCATCACTTGAAGACGTCATCCCTGAACCTTCTAGTTGATCTAGATTATCTTCAGACAATAAACCATCTCGTAAAAATCCTCCCGTGTAATGCACACCCGGTGGCCCTCTAAACCCTTTCTGATAGCTAAGCCGATAAACTGTTTCACTTTCCGCTGGCGCAAAACTAACACTTAAACGCGGGGTGAATTCATTACCCCAATGTTCATGGTGATC
This is a stretch of genomic DNA from Flocculibacter collagenilyticus. It encodes these proteins:
- the mlaE gene encoding lipid asymmetry maintenance ABC transporter permease subunit MlaE yields the protein MSFFQIVGATTLSYLAGLGRAAFMLLSAIFTVPKPGKALPLLIKQIHVVGVRSLMIIIVAGLFIGMVLSLQGYTVLVDYGAEDSLGPMVSLSLLRELGPVVTALLFAGRAGSALTAEIGLMKATEQLTSMEMMAVDPLKRIIAPRFWAGVISMPLLALIFSAVGILGGHIVGVEWLGVDNGSFWSIMQANVDLVDDVFNGIIKSIVFAFIVTWVALFKGYDAMPTSEGISKATTETVVHASLAVLGFDFVLTALMFG
- the mlaD gene encoding outer membrane lipid asymmetry maintenance protein MlaD, whose translation is MISRKIEIMVGIFITLGVMAFVMLALSVANAGAVGTGETYNLYAKFDNIGGLKTRSPIKVGGVVVGRVTAIKLDPEDYSPVVTMSIAQSYNNFSETSSISILTSGLLGEQYLGLEPGFIDESVEILKGGDYIEDTKSALVLEELIGQFLFNQGTDD
- a CDS encoding MlaC/ttg2D family ABC transporter substrate-binding protein, producing the protein MLKYLHTFIIAVILSLSFQASANNEENPYKLIERVADKTFKRIANEQQVIKNQPEHLKKVVTEELLPYVDYRYAAYKVLGKNFRKFTAEQREDFVHAFRDYLVSTYAGVLTLYKNQAVIFEPEQSVDGKKIVMITTKVIDEGKPDIKINFKVRRTKTQGWLAYDMVAEGISLLDSKRAELGGLIMQQGLDSVTSLLKEKAKRPIEIKEKDAK
- a CDS encoding STAS domain-containing protein, giving the protein MSMNLRWEPASNLLNISGELNRTSILAHYPIKKSNFSGQSLTVNMNDTVSVDTAGVAWLLHLIETANAANCNISFQHLPQQLVDIATVTDVLPLLDNTAV
- a CDS encoding BolA family protein — its product is MEPEQIKTLLTTELSLDEVYVKVEGSHYEVIAVGHCFDGVSRVKKQQLIYAPLMAHIKDGTIHAVSIKAYTPDEWARDKKLVMPS
- the murA gene encoding UDP-N-acetylglucosamine 1-carboxyvinyltransferase; protein product: MNQFQILGGNSLNGEVTISGAKNAALPIVIATLLTPDTVSLSNVPELRDIDTSVELLDHLGVKVNRNAGNMEISAANITSLEAPYEVVKKMRASILVLGPMLARFGKAHVSLPGGCAIGARPVNLHIDGLRKMGAQIELEGGYINASVAGRLKGARIVMDMVSVGATENLLSAAVLADGETIIENAAREPEIIDLANFLIKMGAKIKGAGSDTIVVEGVAELHGCEHSILPDRIETGTFLVAAAMTGGDVVCNHTAPYLLDAVIEKLQQANAVITTGNDFIRISMQSNRLTAVNIKTSPHPGFATDMQAQFTALNAVAAGTGTITETIFENRFMHVPELQRMGANIRLEGNTAICGDTERLTGAQVMATDLRASASLVLAGLVAEGTTIVDRIYHIDRGYEKIENKLQPLGANIIRVNK
- a CDS encoding helix-turn-helix transcriptional regulator, which gives rise to MHDRATNLKVGEVMSLTDINTTNGFLVTTRELNLQANERLSFFLKLLQTSNINLKQQETFPNSSEAESSHWYFIDVADYDLSRRLITEIKELAAAANVVLVNAKEKDIDECMCVVHGIRGVFYQKDKPDMLMRGIECLKRHDRWYKRETMNSVINKLLTVPRTSPEQPPGRSIVESNLTKRESMIIKLISSGAKNKEIADQLNISANTVKTHIYSIFRKTQSRNRVELLTWSQRFQPSVYN
- a CDS encoding M14 family metallopeptidase; its protein translation is MKNHIINTFLAASFCLNFLVVPHTQADETLLPPIEKWSGKSLALIEKRDSKWQTPFEKANLTHTPNYDESINFLTKLASSEPRYHITSIGKSAQGRDIWMLIASQEGVKTPNALKANKKPTVLIQAGIHAGEIDGKDAGLMLLRDISKNNKAHLLNQVNLLFIPILNTDGHERSSPYNRVNQRGPSNMGWRTTAQNLNLNRDYAKADAPEMQALFKAINQWQPTLYLDIHVTDGEDYQYDITYGFNGEHGYSPNISRWLSTALSPAINQRLKEHGHLGGPLVFGMDKYNFTKGLFGWTATPRYSNGWGDIRHLPTILVENHSLKPYHQRVLGTYVFLEATINKLASDANTLKAAISQDIKQKHKTLTLAWSSDTQNPEYIDFQGIEYRNAVDPLTGIKYVEWTGKAQRYEKLPVYWSRIPKTTVSIPSAYYIPPQYQDVIHRLTVQGIKFDRLLEAKNLAVTQLTASNYSFGKVPFEGRLTVNAEFNANQLTTLLPAGTVRVPTSQKLGLLAVALLDPRGPDSLFSWGFFNQIFQQTEYIESYAMVPLAHKLLQQDATLKAAFYEKFGKQTQPETTVENNKNAGSLSELFSGESDEKMKWLYKHSKYYDNQHLKYPILMAY
- a CDS encoding MFS transporter — encoded protein: MLSLFSNKLHPNVYILMLAQALMGSIGPLVVFVGGFVGIQLAPNQSLATLPVALMVVGIAVFMLPVVRVIAKVGRKRGFQLAMLIGLLNTLFACMSIMLNSFTLFCISITLFGITMAASQQFRFAAIESVDTKQASQAVSVLLLAGLLAAFLGPETALLGKDLLDVEFAGSFLLLTVLLGAALTVIYFFNPVEVDEQTINEVARPLKAIIVHPLFISSLLSAAVAFSVMSFIMTATPISMHIHSGFDIADTKWVIQSHIIAMYLPSFFTGKLIQRLGHSAVLYIGIATLLACIVIGLFGQHYMHYWWALILLGIGWNFMFVTATTLLPLSYNHAEKFKVQGFNDLVIFSSQATASLLAGWVVAGLGWNGLLMICIPLLVVTAIIIWLWRHARVVALSPE
- a CDS encoding phosphoribosyltransferase, producing MTSKRFITSQELLEDSFRLAHQVYQSGFKPDFIIGIWRGGAPIGIAVQEFFDFKNIKTDHIAVRTSSYYGINQQSREIKVHGLHYLIENANASDSLLIVDDVFDSGRSIDALLKQINKLSRLNTPSDIRIACPWYKPKNNKVDIEPDYYVQQSEEWLVFPHELSGLTPDEITSGKTELSNIHELFL